The Solanum dulcamara chromosome 2, daSolDulc1.2, whole genome shotgun sequence region GTAAAATGAATTGGATCTGAGTTATGAAGTTCTAAACTTTACTTTCTATAACTTGATATTTATGTTGTATTATTTGTCAAGTGGTATCGGCCTAGTGTAAAGGGGGGTCATTAAGCAATGGTAAATGACCTATAGATCACCAGTTTGAGCTGTAAAATCAGCCACTGATATTTGCATTAGGGTAGACTATCTACATCACATCCCTTGAGATGCAGGCCTTTTTTGGACCCTGCTAACACGGATTGCTTTGTGCATGGGCTGTTCTTTTTATCGGCCTattgtatatatacatttatttttcagaaaaaatgTTGCATACACATTTTATTAACTTTTTTGACGAAACTATGTTGGAGCTTAaagtactcttttttcttccaaAAAGTGTCCTTTATCTACTATATGTAAATCATTTTTCGATGAGAAAAGTTATGGCAAGATGCCTTTTTTGGGGTGTAGATTTTAGTACACGTAGACATGCACCCATACACTctgtttgaattatttttaagacatggcttttttcaaccatgaaaTAAGATACTCAATTGCATATTCTCCACATGTATTAGAGCATTATTCATGACAAACAAGAGAGTTTGACTTCTTTGGAAAGGGATATTGGCATCGAAGTCAATCTCCACCAAGGGTGTGGTGTCTTGGATTACTATCTTTAATTAAATATCTCGATTTTTTTAATCTAAGAGCACACCCAAATAAAGGAAACTCAGAGGGGTTAGTTTTGCAAAAATAACTCTTATCAACTCTGTAAAAGGATTCAAGGTTATCTCGACAAATGGCCAGATGTTGAATAAAGTGGTTACTTTTGCAAACATAACCCTTTGATAGGGAAGAATTAAGGTTGTCTAGGCGAAGATGGTCAGAAATGGATACAAATGGAACAAAGGACCCAGTGGCGGAACCAGAATTTTTATAAGGGgtttcaaaatctgaaaaaattgACACACAAACTAGCCGtaggggttcgacatctactatatgTAAATAGTATTACTGAACTAGCCGTAGGGGTTCAAAATCGGATGAACCCCTGACACATGCTGGGTCCGCCACTGAAAGCACCTATGTGAATCTTCATTTCTTCGTTTAagctcatatcatcataatattacataaaaataaaactaaaaatatatgtaaatagTATTACTGAACTAAAAGTAATACTACAACATAAGCTGTTTGGAACTTCAGTAATTCTTCTCATCCCAAACTATAAGTTAAATTACATTGTTAAAAGGACAACAATAATACCTGAAGAAACATTTAACTAAAATGTTGGTTgacaagaaataaaaatatttgaattcgGTTTTGGTTGATCGAGCAACCAATATCATGAGTACCTATTATGGTGACCACAACTGTTGGCATGTTATGTTTGGACATAGAATCGAGTCTTTGTGAATGGGTAAAGCCAGGTGCTCTTATTTTACGATAGTAGGGACGATTGCTTCCATTACTGACCAGAAAAACACCAAATTCCCCTTTAGGTGCTTCAACTGCACTATAGGTAGAAGGAACTGGTACGTGAATACCTTCTATAAAAGGTATGAAATGGTGAATTGGGGTAGAGTGGACCGATGATCCTATAGTCATTTGGCCGGCTATCGAAAGAAAAAAAGAGCATATTCTACCTAGAACAAAGGGTCATTCGGGAATATTACCTTCTGGCATCCATATGCGAAGGAGCTGGTCATAAAATGAGCAAGTAGCAACGACATTATTTTTCTCTAAACGACCTCTTTGCCAATCTGCTCCATATGCCAGGGAACCATGTTTATTATAGGTTTCAACCACTTCAGCTTGATCGTCTTTAACCTTGACAACTGCAAAACCGTTGTGCATACAAGCAGTCAAGACTAGGTCCGGTACAGAAGGATGGTACTTAATTCTCCAAACCCCTCCACCTAAGGAGATTGATGTCTCGTGTACAGGTTTTGCGATTGATCTTACATCCCATACCCTTAGGTGTTCATCATAGCAACCAGTGAGTAAGGTATAAGGGTCACTTGGACTCTTAGTAATGCAGCAAATCCCCATTGTATGAACTTTTCTATTTTGGAATGCTATGTTTGAGGGATCATCTCGCAAATCCCAGCAACTAAATTTGCAGTCATCTGAACCTGTGTACACCAGCTGTGGTTGGTAGATATCAAAAGAGGCAGCCCAAACTTCAAAGTCATGCGCTTTCCAGTCTCTGGAAATGCTCAGTTGAGACTCGAGGAATGAAATTATCGAGACTGATCCATCTGAATGCCCCAGAGCAAGGGATGTGGCTGATGGATTCCAGTCTATACACAAGCACATAGAGGAACTGACATGTTCGCTGCTCATCTCCAGTAAACTATTCcctataataataagaagatcCCGCCATGTTAGTGCTTCCGATGGTTATTAAAAGGGAAGTGTCAAATGAAACAAGGTACTGCAAGGACCACCAATGctaaatgaaaaaggaaaagaaaggtcGATGGGAACATTTATAAACATGAAAAGCTTAATAATAAGTCCACAGAtgaatgaaaacaaaattgtaatACATGTTAGATGTTACTGGACCTGGCAAGTAGTTAACATTCATATAACATGTATGTTTTCAGCCTCCTACCCGACATCTTTTGTAAGCAAGTAAACGCAGAGATAGTGATAAGCACTCAGACAAACGGAACTCACTGTCAAGTCCTTCAAACTCTAAAATCTGTAATTTCATGTTGTTAAAAGAGTTAATGGTTAAAAAAACACCTAAACCATCACTTTTTCGTGAGTTGCATACCTCAACTATCCATTGTTCTATTTACCTACCTAAACCATCACTCCTTTTGTATTAAAACACACATCGATGCTCAGCTGGCCAAATATTTGTTCTCAATCAACAACAAACACCTGTAGGCCAACTCATTATCGAGGTGTGTTTTAATACAAAAAGAGTGATCATTGAGAAGTGAAACCCGCAAAAAGATGGAAATTTAGGTAGGTAAACAGAAAATGCATAGTTGAGGTATGAAACTCGCAAACATGTGATAGTGTAGGTGTTTTTTTTACCATTAACTCTTGTTAAAACCAAAGAGGAGTCCTGGCAGGCAATAGCTTTTTGTTGTGAGATTAGACAACTAGGTATGTTTATTAAGAAACATTCAGCatatattgaactcctatactTTGTCAAAATACATGCCCCTGCACCTATGATTTATGCATTTCCGAGCTACCTATGAAGAAAGAACACTCACAAGACGAGAATTATTGCTACCAAAACACTTGAGTCTTTCACCACTACCCTGACTCCACTTGAGTTGGCTAGACATTTACTTATAAAGATTTAAAATATGACGCTAGAACTGAGGGTCTTAATAGCTAATTGAAAAAAATCAGTTTCAAATGAAGGTGGTTGTGAAGTTTGTATTACGTCTAGGTCACTGACACGTTGTATTCGAATTCCTACAATACACATTACTTAAAGATTTCCATTATTTCCTTCCTCTGTTATACACAACTGTTATTAAGTACCTTTAACCTCATACTACTGTATTTCAGTGCTTTtaccaataaaattttaataaaagcaAAGAAATGATATCTCATAAAGCTATCTATTCCTAATCTGATAGAAACTTGGAGGACTTCTTTATATGTGCCTCTGATCTAATACAACAACACCTCGATTCCTAGTTAGTTGGTCCATTGTATAAATCCTAAAACACCCATTTCTCAACACTTGGACTCATTCCATTCCAATACTCTATAACTTGGTTTTCTCTAATAGTAAAAGAAATTAAACTATTCATGTTCTCCCTCATGTAACACTTCCCCTTTGACGATAAATAACATACAACACGAAAAGAGATGCTCAAACATACCAGGAACTTCTGATTCATCCAAACAAGATTCAAGTTTGTGAACTCTAACATAACCATCAGCATCAGCTTGAGCAAGTAGTGGACCTGCAGTTCCCCTGAACGGGCTCCATTTTATATCAAAAATACCAGCTGTTTGTACTCTATGTATCAAACTAAGGCGACTGGAATCGGCATCAACATCAAACAGGGATATACTACCGGTTCTACTAGGTTGATCTCCTTCTTGTAAAGTATACGTGCAGGCAGCTAGAACATTGTGAAAAGATTCATGTGGACAAAACTCCACAGCATCGGCATTTCCATCAAGGTGGCAATGAGCTATATCCATGGCTGAATTAGATAAACTAAAAGGGTGAATAAACAAAATATCAAGTTCAGTTGGACAGTTTGTCGAACATGTTATGAACTGTCAACTATAACGAAAATGAGCTTGTTTTTTTCCTCAACTGGTGTTTGCCATAGATTTTGGATCAGATTTTTGTAACCATGGTGTATGGGCCAACTTTTGTACAACTCAACTAACCTGCCACCTCACACCACCAATATATACGATATCAGGTAACTCTATCCGCCAAAGCTAGGATAGATAGAAAGACACTCTAGTGTTTTTTTTATCTTTGCTGGGATTTGAACCtgacaaattatgatttttaaccACTTCATTGACACACCCTTGGTACATCAGATTTTGATTCACTCAAAAGTTTGAGCTTTTTCCAACTAAAAATGAGAAATCATATagaaaattgaatttttcaGTTGTAAAAACCGGGTTATTGTTCATTAAACTGCATTTTTCATCAGCAGAACAGCAAAATTAATCAACtgataataaattattagaaaacTGCATTCTTAAGATGCAAAACCGAAAATAAATTACTGAAAACAGAGAATTGACTTACCAGAGTGTTTTTCCGATGATTTTGCCGATCGGTATGCGCTTATGGGGTCGGCGGCTTAGTCCATTGGCGGCTTCAGTAAGTTTGATAGTAGTTCAAAATAGTCCtgtatttaataattttagttttttttttaaaaaaaaattagttcttTAAATTTGTTGAAagttaataattataatttgtgtTAAATATTTATTGAACTTTATTTGTTGTTAGATTTAACAACGAGaactataaaaaaagaaaattaataggAATTTACATTTAAAGGTATAATTTTTATAGTATTTGCTATTTTTGACGACTTCACTTTGTATTGaatacattattattattattattattgttgttctagAGTTTGGCCCAATTTTTTTAAGgtataattttttgatattttaaatatcttttttgtttttagtGCAGTTTTTTGTGTTACATATTTTATGAttcgataaaaaaaatatggcaTTTATGGTTAAAAAGAATTTTCCACTTTTCCGTTAAATCTGACTATTATAAATTGTTAAATATTTGATGAAAACTAAAGTGTTAATTTTTGGCAAACTTAAACGACTAAAACTGTTCGATCCATACTTGAGGACTATTTTGAACTCACCTGAAATATAAGGGACTATTTTGtcattctctcttcttctttattaATTGTTAGCTCTAGGTTTTAAATCATGGTCTCTTCTTCACTTTACTACGAAAACAcaatgaattttaaattttactaCACATTTAAAGACTATTTCTCAAATTGCATCCTCCTCTAATTGATTATGCCATTCCATTTAAATCATaacatataatttatattgtaaGAATTCTTTACAAATCGACTAGTTTTACGCTTGTTGTCAGCCTATCATTGCAGAATGAATCCTCATTGAATTATAGTTTTGCAGCTTAAAatgttgaatatatatattatattacatAACTAAACTTGACACAAATGTTTTCAGGAACTCAGATTCCATTACATTCAAATAAAAGAACAACTCTTGAAATACATTTGAGATAATATAAGCCAAATCAACATCTTTTCAGCTGTGTGCTGAGTCAAACACCATCATAAAAACGAGAAGAGTTAACTAAAATCAATCTTCCTCTTTCCTTGGATTTAAATTATTTCTCCCTAATTTTAGGGGCGCGACAACAAGGAAGGGTAAACATGATATGTACAGAAAAAAAACATATTCTTACAACTACACTACATCGCGCTATTTGCGATGCCCTGATGATGCCATGAGAATTGCTACAGCTGCTGTAAACATAAACAACATGCCTGCAAGGAGTGTATATGTTTTCCTTGATGATCTTCTGTACTCTCCAAACAAAATCACCCCCCAAAATGTGCTCACAAGAGGCAATGCCTGAAATGTAACACATATTTCAAATGAAGAAGTGTGTTCGATACATAGAATGATAAACGAGTAATCAATCCGATAATAGATAATCTCTACGCTTCATTCTGTGTGAATCTATTTGACTGagcacggagtttaagaaataaagaaaaaaactgCAGAAACTTATGGTCTTAAACATAT contains the following coding sequences:
- the LOC129874677 gene encoding uncharacterized protein LOC129874677 encodes the protein MDIAHCHLDGNADAVEFCPHESFHNVLAACTYTLQEGDQPSRTGSISLFDVDADSSRLSLIHRVQTAGIFDIKWSPFRGTAGPLLAQADADGYVRVHKLESCLDESEVPGNSLLEMSSEHVSSSMCLCIDWNPSATSLALGHSDGSVSIISFLESQLSISRDWKAHDFEVWAASFDIYQPQLVYTGSDDCKFSCWDLRDDPSNIAFQNRKVHTMGICCITKSPSDPYTLLTGCYDEHLRVWDVRSIAKPVHETSISLGGGVWRIKYHPSVPDLVLTACMHNGFAVVKVKDDQAEVVETYNKHGSLAYGADWQRGRLEKNNVVATCSFYDQLLRIWMPEGNIPE